GGCCCCTGAATTGACCGGCCCCTGGAGCAAGCCCATGATCGTGGTCTCGGCGGATGATTATCCTTCCCTGTATGGCGCTTACCTGCATCCCTGGGCCAGCGATGGGGAAGTCATCTACTTCAACATGTCGCAGTGGGGGCCGTACAACGTCAGGTTGATGCGCGCCCGGCTCGTTGCCAGCGACTGAGGCAGGCCGGGCTTTTTCAGGAGGAAAGCATGGCTGTGTTCAAAGGAAGCCCGCTGGGCGAACTGGCTCGAATCCGCAATGTGCGCACCCGGCGCGTTTCCAGCTGGGATCGTACGGGCGGTAATGACGATCGCCTGCATATCGCGCCGGGGCAGACCGTGACCCTGGCGGATATCCAGGGTGCAGGTTGCATCAACCATATCTGGTGCACCATCGATTGCCAGCAGGAGCATTACCTGCGCCGGATCGTGCTGCGCATGCGCTGGGACAATGAGCCGGGGTATTCGGTTGAAGTGCCGATCGGGGACTTCTTTGGTGTGGGCCATGCCCTGACCACCAACTACGTTTCGCTGCCGCTGCAGATGAGTCCGGCGGATGGCAAGGCGTTTAACTGTTTCTTCCCCATGCCGTTTGCAGAGCGTGCCCTGATCGAGGTGGAGAACGAGTGCGATGTCGAGGTGCTGTTTTACTACTACATCGACTACGAGATCCATCCTGCCATCGACTCCGATCTGGGGCGCTTCCATGCCCAGTGGCGACGCCAGAATCCCTGCGACGGTATTCCAGACGCCGATATGACGAATCCGGAGTGGTCTTTTGGCGGCGTGAACCTGGACGGTCGCGGCAACTACGTGATTCTGGAGGCGCAGGGGCAAGGCCACTATGTGGGCTGCAACCTCAGCATCCATAACCTGCGCCGGGGTGAGGGTATGGACTGGCCGGAAGGCGTCCCCTGGCCGCTACGGATGGAAGACTTCCGTGTCCACGGTGACAAGATTCTCAAGTGCTTCAACTGGTATGGCGAAGGCGACGACATGATCTTCATCGATGGTGAGGTCTGGCCGCCGAGCCTGCATGGCACCGGCACAGAGGACTATTTCAACACTGCCTGGTGCCCGGCGGTTGAGTACAGTGCACCGTATCATGGCATCACCCTGGCCGGGGACGAAAACTGGTCGGGCAAGATCTCGCTGTACCGTTTCCACATCGAGGATCCGATCTGCTTTCAGCAGTCGATCCGGGTGACGATCGAACACGGCCACGCCAATCGCCGCTCGGACGATTACGCCAGCACGGCGTACTGGTACCAGCACGAACCGCACTTGCCATTCCCGCCGCTGCTGCCGGTCGCCCGGCGCCTGCCGCGCCCGGACTAGCGCCTGCCGGGGATCGCGCTAACCCGCTGGTGCGATCCCCTTTGTTTTGCCCAGCCGGTAGTTCTCAGCCTGCCATCGTGGTGCAAGCACAGGCATGACTGTATCGCTGCGATGGCGTCTTTCCGCCGCTAGTCCAGCTCGATCATGACCTTCATCGTGCGGCCAGCAGCCTCTTCAATGCGCCGGTAGGCGTCAGTGTAACGATCAAAGGGGAAGCGATCGCTGATCAGCGCTTCCAGTTGTAGCTTGCCACTGCTGGCCAGGGCGATGGCCGTCTCGTAGTCCTGGCGCTGGTACATTAACGTACCAACCAGGCTCAACTCGCGATCCTGCACCAGGCCGAGATCAACACGCGGCTTCTGCCCGAACACGCCAACCACGACAATGGTCGTGCCCTTACGGGCGCAGGCAATGGCCTGAGTGATCGTGTCTTCCACACCGACGCACTCCAGCATGAGATCGGCCCGGTCCGGCCCAAAGTTGCGGCGGATAGCTGCCTCCAGCGCTTCTTCCGCAGTGTTGATCACGTAATCCAGGCCGCAGCGCCGGGCCAACTCTAGCTTGTAGTCGCTGATGTCGGTGATCATGACGGCCTGTGCGCCGGAGGCGCGGGCAACCTGAGCGGTCAGGTTGCCGATGGTGCCAGCCCCCAGCACGATCACTTTCTTGCCCGCTGCCCCGCCGCCGCGCCGGATGGCGTGCGCGGCAACCGAGATCGGCTCGATCATGGCTCCCTGATCCAGGGTCAGGCTGTCCGGTAGCTTAAGGACTTTGTCCGCGTCCAGTGGAAAGTAGTCCTGTGCGGCCCCATTCGTCTGAAAGCCCATCACCTTCAGCGATTCACAGATGTGTTCCATCCCGTGGCGGCAGGGGTAGCACTGCCCGCAGGTGACCTGTGGCATGAAGGTAACGTGATCCCCGACGGCGAAGCCGGTTACCGCGCGGCCCACCTCAGCGATCTCGCCGGAGACTTCATGACCCTGGACGACGGGGTAGCCGGTATAGGGGTGTTTGCCGTGCCAGACGTGGATATCGGAGCCGCAGACTCCGATGCGTCGGGTTCGCAGGAGGATCTGGTGATCCTGGATGGCCGGGCGGGGGACATCATGAATGACGATCTGGCCCGGTGCGGTCATAACTGCCTGTTTCATCTCAAGCCCCTTTCATACGCACGAGCAATACGAAAGCCTGGATGATGACCATTGTACTCCAGGGTACGGGGGAAGTCTTTTGCGCCGGCGCGCAGCCACAACCGCGGCATATTGCCGGACTACAAGGCTGGCGGGGGGCATCTGGTTAGGGACTGTAGTCGGACTCTCAGGCGGATTTGGTCTAAAGGAATTATAAAGAATTTCTAAAATTTTTATAAAAGTCAATTTGTGAAGAAATTATAAAACTATCATGAAATTATTCTAAAAAATAACCTTACTATATTGAACTAGTTCTCTGCATTTTTTATTCTGGTGGTAGCGACAACACCATCACTACTTTATCAGTATTTCCTTATCAGTGTTAAGGAGTGCATTTATGAACAAGCGAATTCGTATAGCTCTACTAGGGAGCTTGCTGCTGATCCTGGCGGTTTCGGTTGGCATGCTCGTGGCGGCTACAGAAGTCCGCATGAGCGATGATTTCGACCCGGCGATTGACAACACGCAGTGGTCATCGCTGGTCAATGCGTCACGGGTAGACAACTGCGGCTCGCTGGCGATGTATAGCGGCGGCGCGCTGCGCTTGACCGGAGACAACGCTGTGGCGGCAACGAATAACC
This genomic window from Anaerolineae bacterium contains:
- a CDS encoding DUF2961 domain-containing protein, with protein sequence MAVFKGSPLGELARIRNVRTRRVSSWDRTGGNDDRLHIAPGQTVTLADIQGAGCINHIWCTIDCQQEHYLRRIVLRMRWDNEPGYSVEVPIGDFFGVGHALTTNYVSLPLQMSPADGKAFNCFFPMPFAERALIEVENECDVEVLFYYYIDYEIHPAIDSDLGRFHAQWRRQNPCDGIPDADMTNPEWSFGGVNLDGRGNYVILEAQGQGHYVGCNLSIHNLRRGEGMDWPEGVPWPLRMEDFRVHGDKILKCFNWYGEGDDMIFIDGEVWPPSLHGTGTEDYFNTAWCPAVEYSAPYHGITLAGDENWSGKISLYRFHIEDPICFQQSIRVTIEHGHANRRSDDYASTAYWYQHEPHLPFPPLLPVARRLPRPD
- a CDS encoding alcohol dehydrogenase catalytic domain-containing protein — translated: MKQAVMTAPGQIVIHDVPRPAIQDHQILLRTRRIGVCGSDIHVWHGKHPYTGYPVVQGHEVSGEIAEVGRAVTGFAVGDHVTFMPQVTCGQCYPCRHGMEHICESLKVMGFQTNGAAQDYFPLDADKVLKLPDSLTLDQGAMIEPISVAAHAIRRGGGAAGKKVIVLGAGTIGNLTAQVARASGAQAVMITDISDYKLELARRCGLDYVINTAEEALEAAIRRNFGPDRADLMLECVGVEDTITQAIACARKGTTIVVVGVFGQKPRVDLGLVQDRELSLVGTLMYQRQDYETAIALASSGKLQLEALISDRFPFDRYTDAYRRIEEAAGRTMKVMIELD